GCTAGAAGTGTATGCACTTTTTTGCCCTGATCTGGCTTTGAGGTTTTCTTTGCAGAGCCTGAAGCAGCAGGGTATAGGTCAGAGAGCAAGATGGGGAAGGCAGTGGTTCAGCTCTGGTTTGGACCTGTGCTCCAATGAGAGCTAGCAGTCTGTAGCTATCCAAGTTGTCTCACTCATGCAAGCTGCATCCTCCAGGTTATTGAGTAtgaaatgaagattttaaaCTTCATAAAACACATAAAATGCAACCTTAATAGTAATCTTGAAAAGCATCTCTTGTTTTTAATGTTGGCAGGAGTGACTGGCTGCTGTCAGGGTTGTGTATTTCAAGCTAGAAGATGTCTTCCTCTGCCTTCTGTAGCTGTGTGAGGAAGGGGTTACATGTACAGATACCTGCTCGCTCTACACCCTGTCTTCTTACCTCAGACTGAGTACATTTGAAACATAAGAAGTATTTCATCTGGGGGCTGTGACAGCAGGCAGCAATTGCAGTAAGCTGTCTTCTCGCTGCTGGGCTTCATACAGTAGATCCAAATTATTTCTGCATCTTTTAGCAGTTAATTATTGCAGAGTCACAAATGTAATTGTCCTGCAAGAGTTTGCTTTGGAACATCTTTCCTGAATAATCACTGCTgattttttgcatgttttttcataatttaattTAGAAAGGACAGGATGTTTTTAAAGATGAGGACAATAGTTAGGCAGCTCCAATGGCTTCATTTTCCTGTGTGGAAATTGGTGGCATGCTCCTTCTGGGACCAGCGCTGCTGTTCGTGCACATGGCAGTTAAGCTTAAGCCCCCCTCACAGAGGTATTTAAGGGCCATTTGTTGTGGAAAACCTTGGACTTTTGCATTAGGGGCATGAAATATTTAGCATGCAAGTCTGATACTGCTGTTGATGGATAACTTATTAAGAGTCACCAACGTTGCAGTGCAGTTAAGGACTTGAGAAAGTGTGCAGCCATAGTTCCCAGGCAGGTGGAATATAACcgtaaagaggaaaagaagacaagaaGCAAATGCTTTAAAGTACCACAAGGGAAATTCAGGTAGGACATTAGGAAAACTTTCTAACAATCTGAGGAGTTagtcactgaaataaatgactGAAGGAGACTGAAGAACCTCATTAAGAGGAGGTTGGACCAACATTGGTCAGGAATGATGTGGAGACTGCTGGTCCTGCCCTTGGTGAACCAGAGGAGCAGGCAGTCTCCCCAGACCCCTTCACTTCTCCATCACACTACGAAAGCCTCCACAGTTTATCTTAGTTCAGTTTTTTACCACAAATAGACCAAAGAAGTCCTCTGGCCCTTGCTATGCTGTCAGCCTGTTCTGTACTAAATACATCATCCTCACAGGGCGTTTCATGACTTATAGCTGGGGTTTGCACACCAAGGCTTGTGCTGTGGGGGGCGGTTCTGGTCGCAGCAGCTAAGCAAGGCAGCTGTTTCAGCAGGTTCCTAGGAGGAGTCTTTAATTGGGTCTTGGGGTTCGCACGGACTGTGATTCTAATGCCAATGTCTGGCACGCAAAGCGCTTACGCTGTTCTCAACACTGAGGATCTCGTTAGATGCTGGTGTAACTTCCCGAGTgtagcttttttccccttccacttTCCAAACTTCCATTCAATCCAGTAAATGACTACTTTTAATATTGTGCCGAAtgttttattgctgctgttcGTGTATCTTCAAGCTGTTTGTAAACCAGTCAGGATTAGATTTctggtttttttctgccttaCCCTTACCAAAACTGGTGCGCAAAGTACAGAGGCTGCAAAACAAATCTGACCAACATTGTGTGGTGGCTTCACCTCCGCAGCAGGCTGTAAAACACCCTGGTGGCCTTAGGAAGAGAACCGAATCGAGGCCTTGAAGATCATATCTCATGAGATAAAGCGAGTTAGTATGTTCTTCCTGACACTGACCCAATTATGTGActgttttgcaggaaaaaagagTACAAGTCTCCCCACCACTGACAAGAGGACCAAGTGCCTTTATACCAGAGAATGAAGTAAGTTTGCAGTTTAGCTGGGCTGGGCAGGTGGCAGCTTTTCAAATGGGAATACTGAAGGGCAGTTTTATGATCCTGCTTGTCCATGGTACGTGGATGTAAAAGTAAATGTGTAAAAGTACATGCAAGCAAAAGTGATGGTTTCTCTGGAGCAGGCTCCAGTGGGTAAGAACCACCCTGTCCTTCTACACAAGTAGTGCCATTTGACATTATTTTAGTTGCCAGCACTCCTGGAATAGAAAGTGGCTCTGCTGATCTCATGGGGGATGGTCACTTCTCTTAATGCCAGACCCAAAGGGAGACCTATCCAGTATGCAACAATATGATTATATAGCTCTCCGAGCTGTGTCTGACCTTCAGTTTGAGAGAACCTGAAAATATGGCTTAACTCAGACCAAAACTGTGGTTCTTGAGAGGATTTATAGTTGAAAGGTATGGTTTGACTTCAAACGCAAGATTCCTGCCTACAATTTAATGTTCAGCTTAAGCCTTGTTTTGTAGCTTGCTGTAGTAAGTAGAAACTTTGCTGTGGTGCTGTTCTCTGGGATCTCGGTCTTCACAGAATCTTACTTACTGATTAATTAATTATTTGTAATGGCCAGCTATAAACCTAGGaccttttgatttgttttgagCGGTTTCTAAAAGCAGATAATTCACACGCTAGAATGGCCAAAAAGCCATTTTGAACGATGAGATAGCTGCTGTTTCACAAGTCTTTCTCCATTTATACACTGGCAAGTtttgaatttaaagaaaaacagagtgGAAAGGCTGGCAACAAGAAAACATacagaagcaaaaaggaaaggaggtCAGAAAGAGTCTTTTAAACTTGAGAAGAGGAGAGCAGGATGAGTTCCAGCTAGCCAGACTTGTGAAGGGGGTTTCTGTCTtgtatgaaatatgaaataaaatggagAATCAAACTTCATAATAACTTAATTTGTTTCAAGAAGTCAATAATAATACAGAaactagaaaaataattgttgttAAAATGATAATGTATTTTGAGAGAATTGTTAATGGGTTTATTTCATGGCTGATGCACCTGGTGAAGGCACTAGTCAAGGGTGCAGGAGGAATCACTGAGTAGCTCTCAGAAAGGAGTAACCCCAGTGGTTACCCAGTACAAGGAGGGAATCTCCACTTGTATGGATAAAAACAGGTATTCAGTATCACaaacaaatgtgaaatattGTTTGTTAAGCAAAGAAATACCTTTTTCCCCCATTCATCAGTATGAAATAGTACAGTGGAAAGTAAGGATGTAGTTAGAGATTAGTAACACACTGAATATCTGACAGATCTTTATAGTAATACTGCTCGTGGCAAAGCCTGCTTTATTGTCATAATGGAAAGAATATGGACAGAGCAATAACAATCTAATTGTAAAGGTTCCTGTTAAAGTACCATAAAGCTTTacaagcagaataaaaaaaccATGTTTGTAGACCCATGGATGATTATAAATCCGGAGGAATTATATACGCAGTATGAAGAGGACAGTAATATAGGTGGAGATAAATCTCAGAAGCAGTAATGCGGCATTTTGCTATACCTAACATAGCAACAGTGCAGTCCTACAGGATTATATTCCAATTTTGTCAGCAAAATTTCTTCTTCGTAACTTGTACTGTTACAAGGAAGACTCCTGTCAAGCTGGAGAAGATTAGAAACCTTACCAGGGACACTAAAAGTATGATTTCCCCAAGAAACTACTAAATGAGACAATGATCTCTTAAATACATGGGAGATACACTTGCTGAAGAAGAAGGAGGATTCCTTGGAGTGGAGCAAGGGATGTACAGTACCGAGATAAAATGATCTCTTGTGTGTGAATAGATTTCcaggggtaaaaaaaaatcttaaggaAAACTGAGGAGGAATCATTTTGGATacagaatgaagaaaagctGCCATAGTGAAGAGCTAAATGATGGAGCCGCCTAAGTGCATAgctgcttcttccctttctttatagaatcatagaatcatataataggtagggttgggaaggaccttaagatcatctagttccaacccccctgccatgggcagggacacctcacactaaaccacagcTTTCTGGGCCCACAGATTAAACCAGGCAGCTAAAATGGTGAGAAATGAAGAAGGTGGCATGTTTCTCATGTTTCTTTGTATGTAACTTCTATATAACatttaatgtgaaaatatttgagACACGATCCATTCATCAGCCCAtcataaagaaggaaaatatattgTAAATAGAATATTTCAGCAAAAGCATTATGTCTTCTTGGCTTTAGGCACTTTGTTTCTTCATGTGCAGGAAACCAGCTAAAATGTCTCATCTCATGGTGTGTGCAATAGTAAGCTGGTTAGTTTAATACTGTGCTGTTTCAGAATAAATACTGGGTATTCTCTTCTTGTGCTTGTAACTTCAGTGGTGAACATGTTGAGAATGGCTGTTCTTGGTGATAAACACTGAGTAATAACACTAATACTGTGTCAGGGCTTGCAGTGAAAGAGCTACTTactcttttgctgtttcatttcatcTCATGCCCAAGGTTTGGATTGGTTGGAATAATTAAAGAACagcttttgtttaaagaaagcattaaatTCCTATTCTAAATAATACTTGAATGTTATGGACAAATTAGCATTTGATCTCCTCTTCAATTATACAGGCGCAGAAGGGGTAGATTGCCAGGGCTGTTTCTGTAATTTGGTTACATAGCCCAGTTCCTCTCCATTAATTTTGAAATTGGTTTTAGGGCTGAATGCTGGGGTGGTGTGTGTTGGTACAGCCTAACTTCCATAAAGACTTGACTTTCCATTAGCTCTTCCTTACTCCCAGCTCTCTGTACAGGTTTGACATTAAGCATCTGCAAGTTTAGCTGTTTTGGAAAGATCTGCAGAAAAtggcttttgggttttgtagaaacattaaaataacagaGGTACAGTGTAGAGTGTTGTTCAGTTCTTAGTATACAAGTAGCATCTCTAGGTGCATATTTGCACGCATGCAGGCGTGTATATTTACAAGCATATGTCTGGATCTCCAGCATTGCCTTTAAGTTGATACACAAGTAAACCTTTCATAGTGCAATATGTTACTCTGCAGGTCTAAAACTAGAGAAAATCTTTCTCTGTTAAGTTCTTCCGTCTTGTTTTCAAGGTTATGCAAGCAAATGGTTTGGATGAACGTACTAATCTTCTTGTGGAAGAATATTCTACGTCTGGTCGCCTGGACAACATCACGCAGGTCATGAGCATCCATACTCAGTACCTGGAGTCTTTCCTGCGCAGCCAGTTTTACATGCTGCGCATGGATGGGCCCCTTCCTTTGCCCTATAGGCACTACATTGCTATAATGGTATGTACCAAATGGctatatattttcttctgtgaccTTGAATTGTGTatttaaaagagaagaagaaaggaagactttAGAAAGGAGAGATTAGGGTGATATTTTGACAAGGGGCGAATTTGTGTAGTTGATTTTCATCAGAATAAAGCATGCCCAGCCAGAAGGTTTTCAATGAGAAGGAAGAATTGGCACTGTATGTTTCCCTGTTTCCCACAGTGATAGGCTTCTCACATGCCAACTAGAGTGAGGTATTACAGAGTGCAGTGTAACCTTATTTCTGGATATTTAACCCTCAGTGCACAGTAGTAGGTTGAGATGCAGTGGACTTAAGTCACAACAAATGCCAGATGGACACTAGAAAAACAACATTTACCATGAGGATGTAAACGCGGGGCAGGAGAGGTTGTGtgacctccaaggatggagatgtTGTCTGGACAAGgctcatagaattatagaatcatagaatcataaaataggtagggttggaaaggaccttaagatcatctagttccagcccccctgccatggggagggacacctcacactaaaccatgtcacccaaggcttcatccaatctggccttgaacaccgccagggatggagcactcacaacctccctgggcaacccattccagtgcctcaccaccctaacaggaaagaatttcctccttatatccaatctaaacttcccctgtttaagtcttaacccgttaccccttgtcctgtcactacagtccttgacaaagagtccctccccagcatccctataggcccccttcaggtactggaaggctgctatgaggtccccacgcagccttctcttctccaggctgaacagccccaacttcctcagcctgtcttcatacgggaggtgctccattcccctgatcatcctcgtggcctcctctggacttgttccagcagttccatgtcctttttatgttgaggacaccagaactgcacacaatgctccaggtgaggtctcacaagagcagagtagaggggcaggatcacctccttcgacctgctggtcacgctcctttggatgcagcccaggatacggttggctttctgggctgcgagcgcacactgaagccggctcatgttcattttctcatcgaccagcacccccaagtccttctctgcaggaccgctctgaatctcttctttgcccaatctgtagctgtgcctgggattgctccgacccaggtgtaggaccttgcacttgtcgtggttgaacttcataaggttggcatcagcccacctcacaagcgtgtcaaggtccctctggatggcatcccttccctccagcatatcgaccggaccacacagcttggtgtcatcggcaaacttgctgagggcgcactcaatcccactgtccatgtcagcgatgaagatgttaaacaagaccggtcccaacaccgatccctgagggacaccactcgttaccggtctccagccggacatcgagccattgaccacaactctttgtgtgcggccatccagccagttctttatccaccgagtggtccatccatcaaattgatgtctctccaatttagagagaaggatgtcgtgtgggacagtgtcaaatgctttgcacaagtccaggtagatgacatcagctgctttacccttgtccatcaattctgtagccctatcatagaaggccaccagattggtcaggcaggatttgcccttagtgaagccatgctggctgtcaccaagcaccttgttgtttttcatgtgccttagcatgctgtccaggagaatgtgctccaagattttgccaggcacagaggggagactgactggtctgtaattccccgggtcttccattttccccttcttgaaaatgggggttatatttccctttttccagtcatcaggaacttcacctgactgccatgatttttcaaatatgatggccagtggcttagcaacttcattcgccagctccttcagggcccgcggatggattccatcaggtcccatggacttgtgtgcattcaggtttttaagatggtctcgaaccagatcctctcctacagtgggcccaaggtcttcattctcacagcccctgcgtctgccttctaagacctgggtggtgcagtcagagcctttgccagtgaagaccgaggcaaagaagtcattcagaacctcagccttctccaaatcctgagtagccagttctcccgaaagcttcctcagggggcctatgttgtccctagtctggtttttgtttgctacgtacctgtagaatcccttcctgttatccttaacatccctggctagctttaattctaactgggccttagccttcctaacctggtccctagcttcccggacaacatccctgtactctacccaggccgcctgtccttgcttccactttttataagcctcttttttcctttgaattttcctcagcagctccttatccatccaaggaggtctcctggccctcctgccgcacttccttctagttgggatgcagcactcctgagcttgtagcaggtgatccttgaatatcaaccaacagtcttgggcccccctgccctccggggctatatcccatggaaccttactaagcaggctcctgaagaggccaaagtctgctcttttgaagtccagggcagtgagcttgctacacactcttctcactctcctggggatctcaaattcaaccatcttgtgatcgctgcatccaaggctgccctggagtaccacattctcaataagcccttccctgttggtgagcacaaggtcaagcatggcacctctccttgtcggctcctctattacttgcagaaggaagttgtcttccacacaatcgaggaacctcttggattgcttgtgccgtgcggtgccatcgttccaacagatgtcagggtggttgaaatcccacatgagaacaagggcctgtgagcgtgaggcttttcctatctgtctgtagagtgcttcatccacaggttctccttgatcagccggcctgtaacagatccccacagtaatgtctcccatggctgttttccctttaaccctgacccacaaactctctgtaaactgctcacctgtccccagacagaattccatactctccagcctatccctaacataaagggcaactccccctccccacctgcctggcttgtcttttctaaagagcctgtaaccttccattccaacactccagtcataggagccatcccaccatgtttctgtgatgcctattatatcatacctccgtagatgtgcacacatctctaattcctcttgtttgttccccatgctacaggcgtttgtatagaggcatctgagacgagctccaattgaagccggctcgttggctggctCAGAGCAACTTGATCTAAGTCAGCCCTCCTGTGAGCAGGGGCTTGGACCAGATCTCCTCTAGAgttctcttccaacctaaattagGTTCTGCAATTCAGAGTAATGTAATGAATCATGTCTTTATTGGAGAATCCTCCATATGTATAGAAATGAATATGAAACGTGGCCCTTTGGAATGAAattgtttgggggtttgtgtGTCTTCCACCTGCAGTGAAATCAGATTACACACTAATGTGCTGcccttttccctctgttttaaCTGTTCCAGGCTGCTGCCAGACATCAGTGTTCCTACCTAATAAATATGCACGTGGATGAGTTTCTGAAGACTGGCGGGATTGCAGAGTGGTTGAACGGTTTGGAATACATTCCCCAAAGACTGAAAAACCTGAATGAAATAAACAAGCTCCTTGCACACCGGCCCTGGCTGATCACTAAAGAGCACATTCAGGTACCTGCTCAGTCCTGCCCTGTAACAGTGGTAAATGTCCAGTAATAAGAACTGCTCAGAACTATGCAAGCGTCTGGTTAGTCTTCATTACCCTGAGTTAAAACATTCAGGCAAGTACTAGAGCATCGAGTAAGCCAATAAATTCTCTGTGACAAAGCCAACAGGGTTTGCTTTTTAGGAATAGCAGTGGCTAAAATAACCCCAAAAGGAAAGAGGTGATATATGAGGTGTCTCCTTTTCCAACCAGTGCGAGTTTGTGTGCAAGAGGACTATGGTATTGTTGGAAGAAAGGAATTGATCCCTTTTTAGAAGTGTTTTCTAGAAAAGCTGGGGTCCGAAAGAAATCTTATATTTACActttttttattctcatttcaGAAACTTGTCAAGACTGGGGAAAATAATTGGTCTCTTCCTGAACTGGTGCATGCTGTTGTCCTGTTGGCACATTATCATGCCTTGGCAAGTTTTGTATTTGGTAGTGGCATTAATCCAGAAAGAGATCCGGATACATCTAATGGAGTCAGACTTATAGCAGTCAACAACTTCTGTGTCTGTGATCTTGCCAATGACAACAACATAGAAAATGCATCCCTCACAAGTAGCAACTTTGGGGTTAGTGTTGCAAGAAGATTCTTTTGCTTGACTCTGTTTTGCATTAGAAaactttcttccattctttcctgTCTGAATTTCCGGGTAGTTTGAAAGTTTTTGTCTACTTTACTGGAATGCTTGAGTCTGGTAACTCTTTACATTCACTCCAGCAGTTTTCAGTGTCACCTATTGAAAACCACATTGTAATGGTGGGTGGTAGTCAGAGCAAGGGGATGTCGATAGTTAAGCTCACAACCCATTGGGAAAGACTAAAACTTGGCTTTCAGCTGAAAACTTAAAGTCCCAGTTTCTTCAGATAGCGTGTCACTGACTGAAGCGTTGCATCATCCGTGTTCCAAACATGcggaatgaaaaaagaaataggggggaaaaaaagaaaaaaaaagccccaacagaaataataatgttaataataatgacaataacaataatgacaATGATAATTTTTGCTTCAAGGCCTGCAATCACAAAACTGGTCAAGtctgaaatgcttctgtgaggaaatgtttgaaataaaatgacTTAATTCTTCCTGCTGGTGTTCCAGTCTGGAATCAACCAATAGAGAACTTTGATTGCTACCTAATTAACTTAAACGTGGgacttttttcctgaaagtaGCTCTATAATGCTTTGAAGACGTCCTCGAGTTAATGCCGGCTGAGGAATTGACCTCATTGCATTTGATGGAAGATCAGAATTATGAGTAGAGTCACTAGACAGTACAATGTGCACATGTGGGTACTCAGTTCACTTGCTGTATCTTACATTTCTGGATTGTAAGTCATGCTAGTTCAAATCACAGGGGTGTCTTATTCCCTGTTTGTAGTGGACAAGGGGCTGCTGCTGACTGTGCTGCTTGTCGAGCAGTGAGTAGCATACTAGGAAGCAGTTACAGCTATGggcagaaaaacagaatcaaaaggaaaaaatggaaaagaaaacccaaacaacttaCGAAAAATCTGAATGATAAGTGCAGATCacagaaaccaaaaccacctaCGTGTTGGAATATGTATTAGAAGCAACTGTGGTTTCCACACTCAAACACCACCTCTTCCACTGTTAATCCCACCACAGGAGATTACTGTGATAGGTTAGATTAGCACTTCCCAGCTCCCTTCTCACTGTCCAAAAGCTGTGTGAAGCTGTTTGTCTGTGCTGTATGTGGCAAAATGCATTCTGGCTTGAatttctgtgtttgctgctgctatCTGTTTTTGAGAACGTTTGTTGTCAAGCATGAAATCTGAAGATGACACACGCTGTCTATCTTCTAATTTTGCAGAATGTCATGGTGTTTTTGCAGATTGCAGATTCTTTAAGTGAGCTGGAAGCCTTAATGGAAAGGATGAAGAGGCTACAAGAAGATAAAGAGGATGAAGAAGCCTCTCAGGAAGAAATGGCAACTCGctttgaaaaggagaagaaggagagtCTGCTAGTAATTAGTGGAGGTATTTgtgcttttccagctctgttcTGTTTGTGCTTTGTAAGAACTAAACACTTGAAGCCAGTTCAGTGACTACAACTTTCTCTGTCCATGTCTTCATTCTGTCTTTGCCTGGTAGGAGCCTAGTAAAGGTGGTCCTGTCACTTACTTGATCTGCTTAAGATTTCTTGATTGGCAAAAAACACCACTCTTTTTGCTACTTGAAATCTAGCTTTtgtatattaataaaaaaaaaaaggcctgcACACTTCTCTAAAAAAACTAAAAAGTTGGGtgtaattttctctctctttataTGCCCTGTATCTTCAAATTCATTCATTCATATAGATATTCAGTAAATATTTCACAGGTTTAGGTTATACAGTGCTTAGAACTT
This Lathamus discolor isolate bLatDis1 chromosome 4, bLatDis1.hap1, whole genome shotgun sequence DNA region includes the following protein-coding sequences:
- the SESN3 gene encoding sestrin-3 isoform X2; the protein is MNRLGPGPVGSATAASAAGQYRVCGICRKVPRQEKRVQVSPPLTRGPSAFIPENEVMQANGLDERTNLLVEEYSTSGRLDNITQVMSIHTQYLESFLRSQFYMLRMDGPLPLPYRHYIAIMAAARHQCSYLINMHVDEFLKTGGIAEWLNGLEYIPQRLKNLNEINKLLAHRPWLITKEHIQKLVKTGENNWSLPELVHAVVLLAHYHALASFVFGSGINPERDPDTSNGVRLIAVNNFCVCDLANDNNIENASLTSSNFGIADSLSELEALMERMKRLQEDKEDEEASQEEMATRFEKEKKESLLVISGAFDDEIVSTDVSRYIEDPGFGYKDFARRGEDHLPTFRAQDYTWENHGFSLVNRLYSDIGHLLDEKFRMVYNLTYNTMATHEDVDTTTLRRALFNYVHCMYGIRYDDYDYGEVNQLLERSLKVYIKTVTCYPERTTKRMYDSYWRQFKHSEKVHVNLLLMEARMQAELLYALRAITRHLT
- the SESN3 gene encoding sestrin-3 isoform X1, with translation MNRLGPGPVGSATAASAAGQYRVCGICRKVPRQEKRVQVSPPLTRGPSAFIPENEVMQANGLDERTNLLVEEYSTSGRLDNITQVMSIHTQYLESFLRSQFYMLRMDGPLPLPYRHYIAIMAAARHQCSYLINMHVDEFLKTGGIAEWLNGLEYIPQRLKNLNEINKLLAHRPWLITKEHIQKLVKTGENNWSLPELVHAVVLLAHYHALASFVFGSGINPERDPDTSNGVRLIAVNNFCVCDLANDNNIENASLTSSNFGNVMVFLQIADSLSELEALMERMKRLQEDKEDEEASQEEMATRFEKEKKESLLVISGAFDDEIVSTDVSRYIEDPGFGYKDFARRGEDHLPTFRAQDYTWENHGFSLVNRLYSDIGHLLDEKFRMVYNLTYNTMATHEDVDTTTLRRALFNYVHCMYGIRYDDYDYGEVNQLLERSLKVYIKTVTCYPERTTKRMYDSYWRQFKHSEKVHVNLLLMEARMQAELLYALRAITRHLT